Proteins encoded within one genomic window of Halocatena marina:
- a CDS encoding ribosome assembly factor SBDS encodes MISLDEAVTARLESHGAQFEVLVDPDAALAIKRGEFDDDLAEVIAAEDVFEDAARGDRPAADDLETVFETTDPMQIIPEVIERGDIQITADQRREMQERKRKQLINRIARNAVNPQMDDAPHPPERIERALEEAGFTVDPMEPVENQIDEALDELRPIIPIRFDEVVIAVRLPAEHAGSGQARIRQFGDLQREEWQADGSWVGVLEFPAGLQNDFYELVNQVSSGEAETRVVKDEDELGTR; translated from the coding sequence ATGATATCACTTGACGAAGCAGTAACAGCGCGACTTGAATCACACGGTGCGCAATTCGAGGTGCTAGTCGATCCGGATGCGGCACTCGCGATCAAGCGTGGTGAGTTCGATGACGATCTTGCGGAAGTCATCGCCGCAGAGGATGTCTTCGAGGATGCGGCCCGTGGCGATCGTCCCGCTGCTGACGATCTCGAAACAGTCTTCGAAACGACGGATCCAATGCAGATCATCCCCGAAGTGATAGAGCGCGGAGACATCCAGATCACGGCAGATCAGCGTCGAGAGATGCAGGAGCGAAAACGCAAACAGCTCATCAACCGCATCGCGCGAAACGCTGTCAATCCACAGATGGATGACGCTCCCCATCCGCCCGAACGCATCGAGCGTGCGCTTGAGGAGGCAGGATTCACGGTTGATCCGATGGAGCCGGTAGAAAACCAGATCGACGAGGCGCTCGACGAACTTCGGCCGATCATCCCAATCCGATTCGATGAGGTTGTCATCGCGGTCAGACTGCCAGCCGAACACGCCGGAAGTGGACAAGCGCGTATCCGGCAGTTTGGCGACCTCCAACGCGAGGAGTGGCAGGCAGACGGTTCCTGGGTTGGTGTTCTCGAATTCCCAGCCGGACTCCAGAACGATTTCTACGAACTCGTCAACCAAGTATCGAGTGGCGAAGCAGAGACACGCGTCGTCAAAGACGAGGACGAACTCGGCACGCGATAA
- the hflX gene encoding GTPase HflX, whose amino-acid sequence MAARVDQGTGSGTATPDTEEIRDLTRSGGYRIVGEVTQTRTEDPALCFGTGKVDELARMLEETGAGRVVFDNRLGPYQTFNLGNRLPDGVEVIDRFRLILDIFGQRAQTRTAQLQVELAELRYELPRVQAKVSLAKRDERPGFMGLGEYDESREQDIKKRISRIREELRQIEEDEEKRREQRRESGFDLVALAGYTNAGKSTLLRRLARDLDVDENEHRHPDLDTTAESENRLFTTLGTTTRRADMDRRDVLVTDTVGFISDLPHWLVESFKSTLDAVYRADLVLLVVDISEPTEEIREKLVTCHDTLYERNEAPIVTVLNKIDLIDEEECEQKMNALSALAPNPIAVSAVEGAKIDGLLDRIDRELPPFEHERLVLPMTDDTMSLVSWIHDNARVNDVTYGEQVIVDFEARPAIVEQSRSKAGTLSVPAES is encoded by the coding sequence ATCGCAGCGCGCGTTGATCAAGGGACGGGATCAGGGACAGCCACCCCAGACACAGAGGAAATTCGTGATCTGACCCGCTCGGGAGGGTATCGGATCGTCGGTGAGGTCACACAGACACGAACCGAGGATCCTGCGCTCTGTTTCGGGACGGGGAAGGTCGACGAACTCGCTCGAATGCTCGAAGAGACTGGTGCAGGGAGGGTCGTCTTCGACAATCGTCTCGGACCGTACCAAACGTTCAACCTCGGAAACAGGCTCCCAGACGGTGTGGAAGTTATCGACCGCTTCAGGCTCATTCTCGACATTTTCGGACAGCGTGCCCAAACCCGAACGGCGCAGCTACAGGTCGAGTTAGCCGAACTCAGATACGAACTCCCACGAGTCCAAGCGAAGGTGAGTCTCGCAAAGCGCGATGAGCGCCCCGGCTTCATGGGTCTCGGTGAGTACGATGAGAGCCGCGAGCAAGACATCAAAAAGCGAATCAGTCGCATCCGCGAGGAACTGCGCCAGATCGAGGAAGACGAGGAAAAGCGCCGCGAACAGCGCCGCGAGTCCGGATTCGATCTCGTCGCGCTCGCGGGCTACACCAACGCCGGGAAATCGACGCTGCTCCGGCGACTCGCCCGTGATCTCGACGTAGACGAGAACGAACACCGCCACCCAGATCTCGATACAACCGCCGAGTCGGAAAATCGCCTCTTCACGACGCTCGGAACGACGACGCGACGAGCGGATATGGACCGGCGCGACGTGCTCGTAACCGACACGGTTGGATTTATATCGGATCTTCCACATTGGTTGGTCGAATCGTTCAAATCCACGCTCGATGCCGTCTATCGGGCAGATCTCGTTTTGCTTGTCGTAGACATTTCAGAACCGACTGAAGAGATCCGAGAGAAGCTCGTTACCTGTCACGACACTCTATACGAGCGAAACGAAGCTCCAATCGTCACAGTACTGAACAAGATCGATCTGATCGACGAAGAGGAGTGTGAACAGAAGATGAACGCGCTGTCCGCGCTTGCGCCGAATCCAATCGCTGTGAGCGCCGTGGAAGGAGCGAAAATCGATGGGCTGCTCGATCGCATCGATCGAGAGCTGCCCCCATTCGAGCACGAGCGGTTGGTGTTGCCGATGACTGACGACACCATGAGCCTCGTCTCGTGGATTCACGACAACGCCCGTGTCAACGATGTGACCTACGGTGAACAGGTAATCGTCGATTTCGAAGCTCGACCAGCTATCGTCGAACAGTCGCGCTCGAAGGCAGGCACGCTCTCCGTCCCGGCCGAGTCCTGA
- a CDS encoding pyridoxamine 5'-phosphate oxidase family protein: MTDQKPTDVQPLGDTTATTPWKKARQQLAESDYYWLTTNRPDKRPHTRPLLAVLTANSLYFSAGPTTRKSKNLVIDSHCSIATETDYFHFVVEGAARKVNDEGMLQNVADAYATKYGWQVDVRDGAVYADGAPTAGPPPYAVYEVAMATVFGFSLDESFTPTRWHFE; encoded by the coding sequence ATGACTGATCAAAAACCAACAGACGTACAGCCGCTTGGAGACACAACAGCTACTACTCCGTGGAAAAAAGCGCGCCAGCAGCTCGCAGAATCAGACTACTACTGGCTAACAACGAATCGTCCAGACAAGCGTCCGCATACACGACCACTGTTGGCTGTTTTGACGGCAAATTCACTGTACTTCTCTGCGGGGCCAACTACGCGAAAGAGTAAGAATCTGGTCATCGATTCGCACTGCAGTATTGCGACTGAAACAGATTATTTCCACTTTGTGGTCGAAGGTGCGGCGAGAAAAGTGAATGACGAGGGCATGCTTCAAAACGTGGCTGACGCGTACGCGACGAAATACGGGTGGCAAGTGGACGTCCGTGACGGCGCAGTCTACGCAGACGGTGCACCAACCGCTGGACCACCCCCGTACGCGGTCTACGAAGTAGCGATGGCGACCGTCTTCGGCTTCAGTTTGGACGAATCATTCACCCCGACCCGGTGGCACTTCGAATAG
- the moaC gene encoding cyclic pyranopterin monophosphate synthase MoaC has protein sequence MVDVGEKPDSKRRAVASGDILLQKSTIDAIQEDEIGKGNVLATARVGAVQAVKHTWESIPMCHQIPITNIDTDFTVKNDRVTLEVGVETIGKTGCEMEALTGVTTGLNVVWDMVKAVEKDDDGQYPEARITDIRVIKKQKLKI, from the coding sequence ATGGTCGATGTGGGCGAAAAGCCAGACTCCAAGCGTCGAGCGGTCGCATCCGGGGATATTCTCCTTCAAAAATCTACAATCGATGCCATTCAAGAGGACGAGATCGGGAAAGGAAACGTGCTTGCGACAGCCCGCGTCGGAGCCGTGCAGGCGGTCAAGCACACATGGGAATCGATCCCGATGTGTCATCAGATACCGATTACGAACATTGATACGGATTTCACCGTGAAAAACGACCGAGTGACGCTCGAAGTGGGCGTCGAAACGATCGGTAAAACTGGCTGTGAGATGGAAGCACTCACAGGAGTAACGACCGGATTGAACGTCGTCTGGGACATGGTGAAGGCAGTCGAGAAAGATGACGACGGACAGTACCCAGAGGCACGAATCACGGATATTCGTGTAATCAAAAAACAAAAGTTGAAGATATGA
- a CDS encoding NAD(P)H-hydrate dehydratase: MISIEEMAVVDENAAALGVPQKQLMESSGSAVARTVKELAEPGARIAIVAGRGNNGGDSFVTARFLDSEYELTIFLLGREETISTAITRENWDALEQGEYDAREVRDSQDFDLDSPDVIVDAMLGTGVRGAPREPERSAIETINASEATTVAVDVPSGIDADTGEAANVAIEADHVVTFHDMKPGLASIDVPVTVADIGIPSMADTIVEQGDLLRLSRDPDSHKGDNGTVLVIGGGPYTGAPALSAQAALSAGADLVRVACPESVAATVQSYHEGLITMPVDGDRLASDHVDQLLDIAAEQDAVVLGPGLGAHEDTLVAASAFLSEFDGTCVVDADPLGVVSETDATLVCTPHAGEFRRMGGDPSDDWRERMDDVETLADELDATILLKGKYDVLSDGDRTRVNRTGTPAMTVGGTGDVLAGATGAFAAILEPIDAAALGAYVNGKAGELAADGRASISPRDLIDHLPEVIQS, translated from the coding sequence ATGATTTCAATCGAGGAAATGGCCGTAGTCGATGAGAATGCGGCCGCACTCGGTGTCCCACAAAAACAGTTGATGGAATCCAGTGGGAGCGCCGTTGCTCGGACAGTCAAAGAGCTCGCTGAACCGGGCGCACGTATAGCGATCGTCGCGGGACGTGGGAACAATGGTGGCGATAGTTTCGTAACCGCACGGTTTCTCGACAGTGAATACGAGCTGACGATTTTTTTGCTCGGGCGCGAGGAGACGATCAGCACAGCGATCACACGAGAAAACTGGGACGCACTCGAACAGGGCGAATACGACGCTCGTGAGGTGCGTGACTCGCAAGATTTCGATCTTGATTCACCGGATGTCATCGTCGACGCGATGCTCGGAACAGGAGTACGAGGGGCGCCTCGGGAGCCAGAGCGTAGTGCTATCGAGACGATCAACGCGAGCGAAGCGACGACCGTCGCAGTCGATGTCCCCTCCGGAATCGACGCAGACACTGGTGAGGCAGCGAACGTCGCGATCGAGGCAGATCATGTAGTCACGTTTCACGATATGAAGCCCGGTCTCGCTTCGATCGATGTTCCTGTGACGGTCGCTGATATTGGTATTCCATCGATGGCCGACACGATCGTCGAGCAGGGGGATCTTCTCCGACTCAGTCGGGATCCGGACAGCCACAAAGGGGACAACGGTACGGTGCTCGTCATCGGTGGTGGACCATACACCGGGGCACCGGCGCTTTCTGCGCAGGCTGCACTGAGTGCCGGTGCCGACCTCGTCCGCGTTGCCTGTCCAGAATCGGTCGCTGCAACCGTACAGAGCTACCACGAGGGACTCATTACGATGCCAGTGGACGGCGATCGACTGGCATCCGATCACGTCGATCAGTTGCTCGATATCGCTGCCGAACAGGACGCCGTCGTTCTTGGTCCAGGGCTTGGCGCACACGAGGACACGCTCGTTGCGGCTAGTGCATTTCTCTCCGAATTCGATGGAACCTGCGTTGTCGACGCTGATCCCCTCGGTGTCGTCTCCGAGACCGACGCTACGCTCGTCTGTACTCCTCACGCGGGCGAATTCCGACGTATGGGTGGTGACCCGAGTGACGACTGGCGCGAACGGATGGACGATGTAGAGACGCTTGCTGATGAGCTCGATGCAACGATTCTCCTGAAAGGGAAGTACGACGTGCTCTCTGACGGCGATCGAACGCGAGTTAATCGGACCGGAACACCGGCAATGACTGTTGGTGGGACGGGCGACGTACTCGCGGGGGCAACAGGCGCGTTCGCGGCTATTCTCGAACCGATCGATGCAGCAGCACTTGGAGCGTATGTCAACGGGAAGGCGGGCGAGCTCGCTGCCGATGGGCGAGCATCAATCTCCCCCCGAGATCTCATCGATCATCTACCGGAGGTGATTCAGTCGTGA
- a CDS encoding acylphosphatase yields MSDRTRAHVFVSGNVQGVFYRATTREKAQEQGVDGWVKNLEDGRVEAVFEGPPDAVEAMIEWCHTGSPQADVERVETEFSDPKGAQEFQVRR; encoded by the coding sequence ATGTCCGATCGAACACGCGCACACGTCTTCGTCTCAGGGAATGTACAGGGAGTGTTCTACCGCGCAACGACACGCGAGAAGGCACAAGAGCAGGGTGTCGATGGTTGGGTGAAGAATCTCGAAGACGGACGTGTAGAGGCCGTCTTTGAGGGGCCGCCGGACGCTGTCGAGGCGATGATCGAGTGGTGTCACACGGGGAGTCCGCAGGCTGACGTGGAACGCGTTGAAACGGAATTCAGTGACCCAAAAGGAGCACAAGAATTTCAGGTACGGCGCTGA
- the yciH gene encoding stress response translation initiation inhibitor YciH yields MSNDPTDISGLPEDLGIGEDLDRSEQRVSIRVDTRRYGKAVTIVEGFDSSSADLTEIASTLKHSLAVGGTVTDDRIELQGEHGDRLRQILREEGFEIE; encoded by the coding sequence GTGAGTAACGATCCCACAGACATTTCCGGACTTCCCGAGGATCTCGGAATCGGGGAGGACCTCGATCGATCTGAACAGCGCGTCTCGATCCGCGTCGACACTCGTCGCTACGGGAAGGCAGTGACTATCGTCGAAGGATTCGACTCATCGTCCGCCGATCTCACGGAGATTGCATCGACACTGAAGCATTCGCTTGCAGTCGGTGGCACCGTGACCGACGATCGTATCGAACTGCAGGGCGAGCATGGAGACCGACTGCGGCAGATTCTTCGAGAAGAAGGATTCGAGATTGAATGA